The Haloterrigena turkmenica DSM 5511 genome includes the window CGGCTCCAAGACGCTCGAGGAACTGGCCGAAGACGTGACGACGGCGGCGGGCCAGCCGATCGTCCACGAGCCGGACCCCCACCCGTTCAGCGACCACTGGCCGTTCCTGCGGGCGGGCGTGCCGGCGCTGCAGCTCCACAGCGAACCCCCCGAGGGCGGCGAGCGCGGCCGCGGCTGGACGCACACGACGGCCGATACGCGCGACAAAGTGGACCGCCGGAACCTGCGCGAACACGCCATGTTGACGGCGCTGCTGGTCCGGGAACTCACGCGTACCGAGGTACCCCGAGTCGACACCGCGGATCTGCAAGGGCGACTGCGAGAACAGGAGTACGAACCGGGGATGCGCGCCGCCGAAATCTGGCCCGATGCGTGGGACTAACCGAGGCGAGGCTTCGAGAGAGAATTGCGAGGATCAGAACGGGACGTCGTCCGAGATATCCCGCGAGGTCCCCTCCGTGAGTCCGTCGAAGCCGGTCGTCACCGAGACGTAATCGATTTCGTCGATCTCGCCGGGGAGGCGACGCTGGATCGCCTGGGTCGTCATCGGACTGACGCCGCAGCCGCTACAGGCGCCGGTCAGGTTGATCTCGACGGACCCCTCCTCGAGGTCGACGGCGGTGATCGACGAGTCGCCACCGTGGGCCTGAATCTGGGGGAAGTTGCGCTGGAGGAACAGCGAGACGGCTTCGCGGACCTCGTCTTCGGGGGACTGGGCGGACTCGCTCATACCGTGGCAGAGGATCCGGACGGATTTATCTCTGTTCACCGATCGGTTCGGGCGCGAGGGCAACGGGAATCAGTCGATCCAACCGTCACCCGCGCATCTCTGCGTCGACGGCGGTCCGGACGACGCGGGCGACGCCGAGCATCGCGACGAACGAGCCCGCGAGGATCAGCGCGGCCAGCAGGAAGACCGCGAGCCCGATCGCGCCGGCAGTCGGCCCCGACAGCAACGGCGAGACGAGTTGCATGCCGAAGACGACGATACAGACGCCCGCCGCGACGCGGATCGAGCCCCGCCAGTAGGCGCCGTACTCCTCGGGCGACAGTTCCATACGACTGACTGTCGGCCCCGACCGTTAAAAGCGTCCGTCCGCCGGCCAGTCCGCTTACCGGACGCCGTCCGCGATCTGGCTCGCGACTCGAGCCCCCGTCCGGCGCTCGATCCGCCGTTCGCGAAAGATCTCGCGGGCGCTCGCGGCCGCCGCCGAGTCGATCTCGAAGGCGAGGTCGGGATAGTCGACGGCAGTCAGCACCAGCGGCTCCGGCGGCGCCGGCGCGACTCCCTCGTGGCCGGGCAGGGGTTCGGGGTCGAACGCGCGGTCGATTTTCTCGAGTGGCGCGTCGCCGGTTCCGACCGCGCGGGCGAGCGAGACCAGCCGGCGGACGAGTTCGCGGACGAAGCCGCCGGCGGTGACGGTCACGACGAGGAAGTCGCCGTCGCGAATCGCCTCGAGGGTCGGCGAGCGCTCGGTGTTGCGGTCGTCCGGCGTGAGGTTGTGGAAGTCGTGGCTGCCGGAGAGAGCCTCGCAGGCGGCCCGAAAGCGGTCGTCGTCGACGGCGCGTTGTCCGGGGGAGCCTCGAGTGCCGGCGCGATCGCTCACCGGCGCGGCTCGGTCGCGTCGACGCGAGTCCGCCGGCGGCGCGTACAGGTGATACGCGTACTCGCGGCGCTCGGCGTGGTGGGTCGCGTGGAATTCCGGGGGCGCGTCGGCGGCGGCCCACGCGCGGATGTCGGCGGGGAGTTCCCCGTTCAGGGCTCGCGGCGTCAGCCAGTCGGGCGCCTCGAGGGCGACCGTCTGGGCGAGCGCGGAGACACCGGCGTCGGTCCGCCCCGCGGCGGCGTAGCCGTCGGGCCTGTCGGCGTCCGCAGCGAGCACCTCGAGATCGCGCAGGGCGTCGAAGATCGCGTCCTCGACGGTGGGGACGTCGGGCTGGCGCTGGAAGCCGTGGTAGCCGGTGCCGTCGTAGGCGATCCGGAACGCGCGGGTCGGCATCG containing:
- a CDS encoding NifU family protein, which codes for MSESAQSPEDEVREAVSLFLQRNFPQIQAHGGDSSITAVDLEEGSVEINLTGACSGCGVSPMTTQAIQRRLPGEIDEIDYVSVTTGFDGLTEGTSRDISDDVPF
- the truA gene encoding tRNA pseudouridine(38-40) synthase TruA, whose product is MPTRAFRIAYDGTGYHGFQRQPDVPTVEDAIFDALRDLEVLAADADRPDGYAAAGRTDAGVSALAQTVALEAPDWLTPRALNGELPADIRAWAAADAPPEFHATHHAERREYAYHLYAPPADSRRRDRAAPVSDRAGTRGSPGQRAVDDDRFRAACEALSGSHDFHNLTPDDRNTERSPTLEAIRDGDFLVVTVTAGGFVRELVRRLVSLARAVGTGDAPLEKIDRAFDPEPLPGHEGVAPAPPEPLVLTAVDYPDLAFEIDSAAAASAREIFRERRIERRTGARVASQIADGVR